The Thamnophis elegans isolate rThaEle1 chromosome Z, rThaEle1.pri, whole genome shotgun sequence genome contains a region encoding:
- the LOC116521856 gene encoding olfactory receptor 958-like gives MPNHTVILEFILLGIPHTEGLQNILFVVFLSFYLLTLAGNLLILTAIISDARLHTPMYWFLCNLSVVDLGFSSISTPKFLANLWAGSRTISLGGCMCQVFFYHFLGSTECLLYTVMAYDRFAAICHPLRYTIIMNRKVCALLAAGTWFTSSFHATILTSLTFTLPYCRSNEVDYFLCDIFPVVKLACADTYIIETVSFTNIGVVPMACFFLILTSYVRISISIVKMQSAESRRKAASTCASHLMVVCFFFGPCALLYTQPSLSDILATPIQIFCNVVTPMLNPLIYTLRNKEVRSAFRRLKGGPRVFF, from the coding sequence ATGCCCAACCATACGGTCATTCTGGAATTCATTCTCCTGGGGATCCCCCACACCGAAGGCCTGCAGAACATCTTGTTTGTCGTCTTCTTGTCCTTCTACCTTCTCACTTTAGCTGGCAACCTACTCATCCTCACAGCCATCATTTCCGATGCCCGCCTCCATACCCCCATGTACTGGTTCCTCTGCAACCTCTCGGTGGTTGATCTTGGCTTCTCCTCCATCAGCACCCCAAAGTTCTTGGCCAACCTTTGGGCAGGGAGCCGCACCATCTCCCTGGGTGGCTGCATGTGCCAGGTGTTCTTCTACCATTTCTTAGGAAGCACCGAATGCCTCCTCTACACCGTCATGGCTTATGACCGCTTTGCGGCCATCTGTCACCCACTGCGGTACACCATCATCATGAATAGGAAAGTGTGTGCCCTACTGGCAGCTGGTACCTGGTTCACCAGCTCCTTCCATGCCACTATCTTGACTAGTTTGACCTTCACCCTACCCTACTGCCGGTCAAATGAGGTAGACTATTTCCTATGTGACATTTTCCCTGTGGTCAAGTTGGCTTGTGCGGACACCTACATCATTGAAACGGTGAGCTTCACCAACATTGGGGTGGTGCCAATGGCTTGCTTTTTTCTCATCCTTACCTCTTACGTTAGGATTTCAATTTCCATAGTGAAGATGCAGTCGGCGGAAAGCCGGCGGAAGGCAGCCTCCACTTGTGCATCCCACTTGATGGTGGTTTGTTTCTTCTTTGGACCTTGTGCTCTTCTCTACACCCAGCCTTCTCTCAGTGACATTCTAGCTACCCCCATCCAGATTTTCTGCAACGTTGTCACTCCAATGTTGAATCCTCTTATTTACACTCTGCGCAACAAGGAAGTTCGGTCAGCCTTCAGAAGGCTGAAAGGTGGACCAcgtgttttcttttga
- the LOC116521855 gene encoding olfactory receptor 4E1-like — MASNWTTPIQNWTSVTEFVLVGLSNNPESQQVLFAIFLVIYLLILAGNILIMITIMLDHNLHTPMYFFLSNLSFIDICHSTVTVPKMLVDFLSAEKTISFGGCVAQMFFLHLFACTEIFLLTVMAYDRYVAICNPMHYLNVMSHKVCLLLAGTIWVGGTIHSLALIGMTIRLPYCGPKVVDNFFCDVPPVIKLACTDTYVIEVLIVSNSGLISVVCFVVLVVSYGVILASLRTRLVAGQHKALSTCAAHLTVVTLFLGHCIFIYSRPSTSLPEDKVVSVFFTAVTPLLNPIIYTLRNEEMKRALNKLFGRKVDREK, encoded by the coding sequence ATGGCTTCCAATTGGACCACCCCAATACAGAACTGGACCTCGGTGACCGAATTCGTGCTGGTTGGCCTTTCCAACAATCCTGAGAGCCAACAGGTTCTGTTTGCAATCTTCCTGGTGATCTACCTGCTGATTTTGGCTGGGAACATACTCATCATGATCACCATCATGCTGGACCACAACCTCCACACCCCCATGTATTTCTTCTTGAGCAACCTCTCTTTCATTGACATATGCCACTCCACTGTCACTGTGCCCAAGATGCTGGTTGATTTCCTGTCAGCCGAGAAGACCATCTCATTTGGAGGTTGCGTTGCTCAGATgttcttcctccacctcttcgCCTGCACTGAGATCtttctcctcaccgtcatggccTACGATCGCTATGTAGCCATCTGCAACCCCATGCACTACCTCAACGTCATGAGCCACAAGGTCTGCCTGCTCTTGGCGGGCACCATCTGGGTTGGTGGTACCATCCATTCCCTTGCTTTAATCGGCATGACGATCAGGCTCCCCTACTGTGGCCCGAAGGTGGTGGACAACTTCTTCTGTGATGTCCCTCCAGTCATCAAGCTCGCCTGCACTGACACGTACGTCATTGAGGTCCTGATTGTGTCCAACTCGGGCCTGATCTCCGTGGTTTGCTTCGTGGTGCTGGTGGTCTCCTATGGTGTCATCTTGGCCTCCCTTCGGACCCGTTTGGTGGCAGGTCAACACAAGGCTCTTTCCACATGTGCGGCACATTTGACAGTGGTGACTCTCTTCCTGGGTCACTGCATCTTCATTTATTCCCGTCCTTCCACAAGTTTGCCAGAGGACAAAGTGGTCTCGGTCTTCTTCACCGCCGTGACTCCGTTGCTCAACCCCATTATCTATACTTTAAGGAACGAAGAAATGAAACGGGCTCTGAATAAATTATTTGGCCGGAAGGTAGATAGAGAGAAGTGA
- the LOC116521854 gene encoding olfactory receptor 4E1-like produces MPAENTTEVTAFILSGLTANHNTELVLFVLFIAIYTLILVGNILIVITIIFDNQLHSPMYFFLSNLSFIDVCHSSVVMPKMLADFLTESKTISFGECIAQMFFLHLFACTEIFLLTIMAYDRYAAICHPLHYTSIMSRRVCLSLAVAMWLGGLVHSIALTTLTLSVPYCGPNSIDNFFCDVPLVIKLACADTYVFEVLIVSNSGLISVVCFIVLVISYVVILVSLRNRFSEGRRKALSTCAAHLTVVTFFLGHCIFIYLRPAKSLAADKVVSIFFTAVTPLLNPVIYTLRNEDMLNALNKLRGRQVHAGSKGIH; encoded by the coding sequence ATGCCAGCAGAGAACACTACAGAAGTAACAGCATTCATCTTATCCGGACTCACCGCCAACCATAACACCGAACTGGTGCTTTTCGTCCTTTTCATTGCCATTTACACTTTGATTCTGGTTGGCAATATTCTCATCGTCATCACCATCATCTTCGACAACCAGCTGCACAGCCCCATGTACTTCTTCCTCAGCAATCTCTCCTTCATCGATGTCTGCCACTCCTCGGTGGTCATGCCCAAAATGCTAGCAGACTTCCTGACCGAGTCCAAAACCATCTCCTTCGGAGAATGCATCGCACAGATGTTCTTCCTCCACCTCTTTGCCTGCACGGAGATCTTCCTTCTCACCATCATGGCCTACGATCGCTACGCCGCCATATGTCATCCTCTGCACTACACAAGCATCATGAGCCGCCGGGTCTGCCTCAGCTTGGCGGTGGCCATGTGGCTAGGAGGCCTTGTCCACTCCATTGCTTTGACCACTTTGACCCTCAGCGTGCCCTACTGTGGCCCCAACTCTATCGACAACTTCTTTTGTGATGTCCCCCTGGTCATCAAACTCGCGTGCGCCGACACCTACGTTTTCGAGGTCCTCATCGTCTCCAATTCAGGACTGATTTCCGTGGTTTGCTTTATCGTCTTGGTCATCTCCTACGTGGTCATCCTAGTCTCCTTGAGGAACCGCTTCTCCGAAGGGCGGCGCAAGGCTCTGTCAACTTGCGCTGCTCACCTGACCGTCGTGACCTTCTTCTTGGGCCACTGTATCTTCATCTACCTCAGGCCGGCCAAGAGTTTGGCCGCAGATAAGGTTGTCTCCATCTTCTTCACAGCTGTGACGCCCCTGCTCAACCCCGTCATCTACACGTTGCGTAACGAGGACATGTTAAACGCCTTGAATAAACTTCGTGGACGGCAAGTCCACGCAGGATCCAAAGGAATTCATTAA